TAGCGTCACACCAACCTGCTGGATTTGTTGATATGGCTGGTGTTATTCATCCTGTTGGAGCCCTCAATGGTAAACGGGTGTTAATCTTCTCAGGGATAGCAAATCCTGCCTCTTTCTATGAGACTATAAGAGGCATCGGATGTGTTATTGTCAAGGAAATCATTTACCCTGATCACCATCTTTATAAAGAAAAGGATTTAGTACAGATTGAACAACTTTCTATCAATAATGGTGCAGAGGCTGTCGTTACTACAGAGAAAGATGCTGTAAAACTNNNNNNNNNNNNNNNNNNNNNNNNNNNNNNNNNNNNNNNNNNNNNNNNNNNNNNNNNNNNNNNNNNNNNNNNNNNNNNNNNNNNNNNNNNNNNNNNNNNNTTGTCAAGGAAATCATTTACCCTGATCACCATCTTTATAAAGAAAAGGATTTAGTACAGATTGAACAACTTTCTATCAATAATGGTGCAGAGGCTGTCGTTACTACAGAGAAAGATGCTGTAAAACTTTTCTCTTATAGAAGAAAGACCAACCACAGTCCCGGGGCACCCCAACTAAGGGACACCCCAAAAAGTCGTAGAATTTTTGGGGACCCTCCTCTTTATACCCTAAGAATAAATTTTTCAACTTTGGATAATAATGAGATTAAAAATTTCCTTGACAAAAAAAGGAGGATTTAATATTTTGCTTCAATGAAGATCGGGATAGCCTGCGATCACGCTGGATTTAATCTAAAAGAAATCATTATATCCTTTCTAAAAGATAGCGGTATAGAATTTGATGATTATGGAACCTTTGAATGTGAATCAGTTGATTATCCTGACTACGGGCTTCGAGTCGCCGAGGCAGTAAGCAAATGTGAGGTAGAAAGAGGCATCCTTATCTGTGGAACGGGTATTGGTATGTCTATAGTGGCAAATAAGGTTTCAGGTGTGAGGGCAGCTTTGTGTAATGACCTCTTTACAGCAAAGATGAGCAGACTGCATAATGATGCCAATGTCCTGACCATTGGTGGCAGGATTGTTGGAGCAGATTTAGCCAGAGAGATAGTGAATGTATGGCTGAATACACCATTCGAGGGTGGTAGACATTCAAGGCGAGTGGAAAAGATAATGGAGATAGAAAGAAAGT
This genomic stretch from Nitrospirota bacterium harbors:
- a CDS encoding tetraacyldisaccharide 4'-kinase, which translates into the protein VKEIIYPDHHLYKEKDLVQIEQLSINNGAEAVVTTEKDAVKLFSYRRKTNHSPGAPQLRDTPKSRRIFGDPPLYTLRINFSTLDNNEIKNFLDKKRRI
- the rpiB gene encoding ribose 5-phosphate isomerase B, whose product is MKIGIACDHAGFNLKEIIISFLKDSGIEFDDYGTFECESVDYPDYGLRVAEAVSKCEVERGILICGTGIGMSIVANKVSGVRAALCNDLFTAKMSRLHNDANVLTIGGRIVGADLAREIVNVWLNTPFEGGRHSRRVEKIMEIERKLRSKR